The region TCGAACTGTGACCAGCCACATAATAATCATATTTGGATTCTTTGGGTTTCGTATATCCGCAGATACCTCCAAACTGACGTAAAGAATCAAACCGGTCCCATCTGTCCGTCAAGAGCTTGTGTGCATAGGCCTGATGGCTCACATCAAAAATAAAAGGATCTTTCTCTACATCAAACACTTTGTGCATCGCCACGATAAGATCTGTAGCACCCATGGTAGAACTCAGGTGTCCGCCATTTTTACTGACCGTATCCAATATCTTTTGTCTGATCTCTCCGGCTAAAGTATTGAGTTCGTCTATAGAGTGTGTTTTTATATCTATCATCTTTTTATTTCCCTAGCAAATAGGCACTTAGCAGTTTTTTTGTGAAAACGATCTGAGCATCATCATACGCCAAACCTAGATCATCTGCTAAATTTTTGAGTTCTTTTTTCGTTATTTTGTTCATCATACTGTGCTGGACTTTATGTTGGGTAAAATCATCCAAAATAAAAGGTTTTACCTCTACTTCCTCTGCTTTGACTACTTCAACTTTTTTCAAGCTATCACTTCTAAAAAATGTTTAAAGAAAACATCATTTTGTTTTGCAGTTCCTATAGTGATCCTCATGGCATTCAACCCATAAGAGGCAAGGTTCCGTATGATGACACCGCGTTTAAGCAGTGCATCTGCTATCTTTGTTGAATCCATATTTTCATCAAACAGATACGTGATAAAATTGGTATAACTCTCTATATATTCAAATCCTTGTTCCTCTGCAAAAGCCTCATACCGTTTGATCTGCTCTTGGTGAAGCGCAATGGATTCTTTCACAAAACTGTCATCTTTGCATGCCTCTATGGCCACGGCCAAAGAGAGCGTAGAGATGTTAAATGGCGGTCTCATTTTATGGAGTTCTTTGATCAGTTCAGCCTGTGCGATACCATACCCTACACGCATACCACCCAAACCATGTGCTTTGGAAAATGTACCCAGATAGATGACATTTTCATAACCTAAAAGATCATTGGGTGTGATCGCGTATTTTTCATCTTTGGCTGCAGCATACTCCATATAGGCACCATCTACCACTACCAGCGTATCCTCATCTACTGCATTGATGATCTTTAAGACCTCTTCTTTACTTGTGGCATCTCCTGTAGGATTATTCGGTGTACAAAGGTAAATGATCTTTGGTCTGTGCATACGGTATGCTTCCATAAACTCATCATACTTATGTTCATAACTGGCTGTACGAAGGATCTTTGCCCCCATCTGTTTTGCATAGATCTCATACATGGCAAATGTCACCGCAGACATCAATACTGAAGAATTTTCATCCAACAGTGCACGAGAAATAAACTCTATCACTTGGTCAGAACCCGCACCTATGATGATATTGTCATCTTGGACATTAAACTTGCTGCTCAATGCAGCCTTAAGTTCGAACATACTGTCATCAGGGTAAAGATGCGCAATGTCAGCATTAGATCTGATCACTTTGGCGATGGCAGGGTTTGTACCTATCGGGTTTTCATTTGAAGCGAGTTTCACCACATCTTTGGCTGCAATACCAAATTCACGTACCACAAGCTCTATAGGTTTACCCGCTTCATACGTTTGAATGTTCTCTAATACTTTGTTAAATCTCATAATTATCTTTCTTCCTCACTGCTTACTTTAAATATCGTCTATCTCTTTCACATAGGAACCTAATATTTTGATCTCATCTTTATGTTTTTCCAAAATAGGTTTGATATGTGTATCATTTTGATGTCCATGAAACTCTATAAAAAAGATTGACTTACCCTCTACGATATGTGACTTGATCTTTGTCAAATTCACATGTGCTTCTTCAAAATCATTAAGAAAGTTTACCAATGAACCCGGTTTATTAGAAAGTCTTACAAGCAAAGAGGTTTTATCGTTCCCAGAAGCTGCATTTTCAAAGTCAGAGATAATAAAAAATCGTGTTTTATTATTCGTATCATCTTCTACGTTATTGAAACGTATAGGCAGGTTATTTAACTTTGCTGCCACTGCAGGACATAGTGCTGCTGCAGTTTCATCTTTGAGAGCAAGCTTTGCCGCTTTCACTGTGGATTCCACAGGGATATGTTCTATTTCATCCAGTCCCAGGTCTTGTAAAAACTTACGGCACTGTCCAAACGCGATGTCTTTAGAGTAAATTTTTGTAAGCTTTGTGATATCATCACTGACTGTAGCAAATGCCAAATGCACATCTATGCATACTTCAGCGATAATTTTAAGATCGTACTCATCCAGACAATTAATGGTGTCCGATACAATACCGTTAGAAGAGTTTTCTATCGGGATGACACCAAATTTGGCTGTACCTTTTTTGACTTCACGAAAAATACCCGGTATAGAACTA is a window of Sulfurovum sp. TSL6 DNA encoding:
- the hisC gene encoding histidinol-phosphate transaminase — its product is MRFNKVLENIQTYEAGKPIELVVREFGIAAKDVVKLASNENPIGTNPAIAKVIRSNADIAHLYPDDSMFELKAALSSKFNVQDDNIIIGAGSDQVIEFISRALLDENSSVLMSAVTFAMYEIYAKQMGAKILRTASYEHKYDEFMEAYRMHRPKIIYLCTPNNPTGDATSKEEVLKIINAVDEDTLVVVDGAYMEYAAAKDEKYAITPNDLLGYENVIYLGTFSKAHGLGGMRVGYGIAQAELIKELHKMRPPFNISTLSLAVAIEACKDDSFVKESIALHQEQIKRYEAFAEEQGFEYIESYTNFITYLFDENMDSTKIADALLKRGVIIRNLASYGLNAMRITIGTAKQNDVFFKHFLEVIA
- the pheA gene encoding chorismate mutase, whose amino-acid sequence is MTLDELREKIDNIDDTLLKLYNERMELVHQVGELKNTTGAPIYRPEREQSILNRLKSQNKGKLTDAAIDALFLEMFAVARNLELPEGIAYLGPEASFTHQAAESKFGAMSAYLSISSIPGIFREVKKGTAKFGVIPIENSSNGIVSDTINCLDEYDLKIIAEVCIDVHLAFATVSDDITKLTKIYSKDIAFGQCRKFLQDLGLDEIEHIPVESTVKAAKLALKDETAAALCPAVAAKLNNLPIRFNNVEDDTNNKTRFFIISDFENAASGNDKTSLLVRLSNKPGSLVNFLNDFEEAHVNLTKIKSHIVEGKSIFFIEFHGHQNDTHIKPILEKHKDEIKILGSYVKEIDDI